Part of the bacterium genome, CCTCGCTGAAGCCGCGCCGCTTCATGCCCACGCTGTTGAGACCGGAAACCTCGGCGGGGCTGCCGGCAACGCGTATGAACGGCGGCACGTCCTGGGCGACGCGGCTGCCGCCGCCGATGAAGGCGTGCGCGCCGATGCGGACGAACTGGTGTACGGGCGTCATGCCGCCGAGGATCGCCCAATCCCCGATGGTGACGTGCCCCGCCAGGTTGACGGCGTTGGCCAGGACGATGTTGTCGTTCAGGACGCAGTTGTGCGCGACGTGCACGTAGGCCATGAGCAGGTTGTTGTCGCCGATGCGGGTCTTCTCGTTCTCGCCCGAGGCGAGGTGGATCGTGACGTATTCGCGGATCGTATTGTTGTCGCCGATCTCCACGTAGCTGATCTCGTCGGCGTACTTGAAGTCCTGGGGGGCCAGACCGATGACGGCGCCCGGGAAGATCTTGTTGCAGTTGCCGATGCTGGTACGCCCGTCGATCACCACCGAGGAGGCGATCTCGCAGTCCGCGCCGATGGTCACGTTGGGACCGATCACGGTGAAGGGACCGATCCTCACGTTGTGGCCGATCGTGGCGTCGGGATGCACGACGGCAGTCGGATGGATCTCCGGTTTGCGCACGGGCCGCAGTTCCGACGCCCGTTTCATGTTCGCTGACAAGCTATCCTCCCCGGCCTGGACCTCAACGGTCGACGATCGTCGACATGAGCTTCGCCTCGGCTACCTTTTCCCCGTCCACGTAGGCCACCCCGCTCATCTTGCAGATGGGGCCGCGCATCTTGACCATCTCCAGTTCGAAGCGGATCTGGTCTCCGGGCGTGACGGGCTTCCGGAATCTTGCTCCATCGATACCGCTGAAGTAAACAAGTTTCGACTCCGGATTTTCAATACTGCTCATCAGCAGCACGCCGCCGACCTGCGCCATGGCCTCGGTGATCAACACGCCCGGCATGATCGGATGGTCCGGGAAATGGCCCTGGAAGAACGGTTCGTTCACGCTGACGTTCTTGATGCCGACGACCCTCTTGCCGGTCTCGAACTCGATGATGCGGTCGACCAGCAGGAAGGGATACCGGTGCGGCATGACCTTCATGATGGACGAGATGTCCCAGTACTGCGGCTTGCGCGGCGGATAGATGCGCGTCGACCTGCGCTCCTTGCGCGCCAGCACGCGCGCAAAGGCCAGGTTCCCGTCGTGGCCGCTGCGTCGCGCGATCACGTGTCCCTGGATGGGCATGCCCACCAGCGCGAGGTCGCCGATCATGTCGAGGATCTTGTGCCGGACGAACTCGTCGGGGAAGCGCAGCGGCAGATCGTTGACCAGTCCGCC contains:
- the lpxA gene encoding acyl-ACP--UDP-N-acetylglucosamine O-acyltransferase, translating into MKRASELRPVRKPEIHPTAVVHPDATIGHNVRIGPFTVIGPNVTIGADCEIASSVVIDGRTSIGNCNKIFPGAVIGLAPQDFKYADEISYVEIGDNNTIREYVTIHLASGENEKTRIGDNNLLMAYVHVAHNCVLNDNIVLANAVNLAGHVTIGDWAILGGMTPVHQFVRIGAHAFIGGGSRVAQDVPPFIRVAGSPAEVSGLNSVGMKRRGFSEEALVNLKKAYRLLYRSGLNVSQALEKMALVCQLDTHLEELMAFIRRSERGIVR